The following proteins are co-located in the Haliotis asinina isolate JCU_RB_2024 chromosome 13, JCU_Hal_asi_v2, whole genome shotgun sequence genome:
- the LOC137259532 gene encoding uncharacterized protein yields MHIGCKYKERHGKGCSTRKDVTPGNDVIPGKCMTPGKVVTPGKDVTTGNDLTQGKDMTPGKVVTPGKDVTTGNDLTPGKDMTPGKDVTTGNDLTLGKDMTPGKDVTPGKDMPPGKDVTPGKDRT; encoded by the coding sequence ATGCACATAGGATGCAAATACAAGGAAAGACACGGCAAAGGATGTAGCACCAGAAAGGACGTTACGCCAGGAAATGATGTAATTCCAGGAAAGTGTATGACGCCAGGAAAGGTTGTGACACCAGGAAAGGACGTGACAACAGGAAATGATTTGACACAAGGAAAGGACATGACACCAGGAAAGGTTGTGACACCAGGAAAGGACGTGACAACAGGAAATGATCTGACACCAGGAAAGGACATGACACCAGGAAAGGACGTGACAACAGGAAATGATCTGACACTAGGAAAGGACATGACACCAGGAAAGGATGTAACACCAGGAAAGGACATGCCACCAGGAAAGGATGTAACACCAGGAAAGGATAGGACGTGA
- the LOC137259855 gene encoding uncharacterized protein: MADCEDLTKKAHNASLTLSTSSTAVNTTVIVTCSDASQRLVGESQLTCLPTAEWSDRLPICIRDYSDREIIILAVTCSVIFILVVVLILIVIILARRKSRTKRRRNERLAQTLERLSIRDPLDELVRRESRRSSIGYMNDSISSLPNTNGEISQRRLYKIWTNDRNRKTFAFADDLEELTDRGREKLGIRGKVKVVLEEDGTEIDNDEILRACSGKVLLLKPISDSWQDSRMLTTMDTLPPDSTRF; the protein is encoded by the exons ATGGCAG ACTGTGAAGATCTCACGAAAAAGGCTCACAACGCCTCCTTGACGCTCAGCACATCATCCACAGCGGTCAACACCACAGTCATAGTCACGTGCTCGGACGCCAGTCAGCGATTGGTTGGCGAGAGTCAGCTGACCTGTCTCCCAACAGCAGAATGGAGCGACCGTCTTCCTATATGTATTC GTGACTACTCAGATAGAGAGATAATCATCCTGGCTGTGACCTGCTCCGTGATATTCATACTTGTTGTAGTATTAATACTGATTGTAATCATCCTGGCTAGAAGGAAGTCAAGGACGAAAAGGAGAAG GAATGAGCGTCTAGCGCAGACATTGGAACGTCTCTCGATCCGAGACCCACTGGACGAGTTGGTGAGACGGGAGTCACGACGCAGCTCAATCGGCTACATGAACGATTCCATCAGCAGCCTGCCGAACACCAACGGCGAAATCAGCCAAAG GAGGTTGTATAAAATCTGGACAAACGACCGCAACAGGAAAACCTTTGCATTTGCTGATGACCTTGAGGAATTGACTGATCGAG GCCGCGAGAAGCTGGGGATCCGGGGCAAGGTCAAGGTTGTCTTGGAGGAGGATGGAACGGAGATAGATAATGACGAGATACTCCGCGCATGCTCAGGGAAAGTCTTACTTCTCAAACCAATCAGCGATTCCTGGCAAGATTCGCGCATGCTCACGACCATGGACACATTGCCGCCCGACAGCACCCGGTTTTGA